A DNA window from candidate division TA06 bacterium contains the following coding sequences:
- a CDS encoding GIY-YIG nuclease family protein, protein MKQKNKNVLYVGKTKGAKMNFATRLYRHISKKASNNSNVYRCLKASTKKNEQIRVVLLNGRCQDIVDSL, encoded by the coding sequence ATAAAACAAAAAAATAAAAATGTACTATACGTAGGTAAAACAAAAGGGGCAAAAATGAATTTTGCTACCAGATTATATCGTCACATTTCTAAAAAGGCTTCAAATAATAGTAACGTCTATAGGTGTCTGAAAGCATCTACAAAGAAAAACGAACAAATACGTGTGGTACTATTAAATGGCAGGTGTCAGGACATCGTTGACAGTCTTTAG